The Natronosporangium hydrolyticum nucleotide sequence TGGCCAGCTCGTACCGGCAGGTGTACGGCAGCGGGGCGGCCGCGAGCGCCACCCCCGTGGCCCGCAGCCCCGATCGGTCGTCGATCAGGGCGTGGTCGGCGCCGGCGGTGTCGGTGCGGCGCCAGAACAGTGACTTCGGGAAGGTCGGCATGTCCGGACGTTACCGCGTCGGCGGGTCACTCCCGCGGTGGCGGCGGAAACGGCGGCGGCGGTTCCGGTGGTGGCGGTTCGGGTGGTGGCGGGCCCGGCGGCGGTTCGGGCGACGGCACTGGTGGGCCCGGCTCCGGCGGCGGAGTGGGCGGCACCGGCGGGCCCGGCGTCGGCTCCGGGGCGGGCGGCGTCGGTGGCGTCGGCGCCGGTGGTGGCTGCGCCGGCTCCGGCGGGGCCATGGGGTCGGGCGGGCCGGGTGGGTCGATCATCTCTCCACCGTGCCACACCCACCGGCCGGTCAGCCCGATCTGGACCAGAAGTCTTCGGCGAGGGCCAGGAACGCGTCGTTCTCGTCCGGGGTGCCGATGGTGACCCGGACCCCGTCCCCGGCGAACGGTCGCACCAGCACACCGCCGTCGGCGCAGGCCGCCGCGAACGGCGCCGCCTGCTCGCCCAGCGGCAGCCACACGAAGTTGGACTGCGAGGCCGGGACGGCCGGGTAGAACTTGCGGACCGCCTCGAAAACCCGGGTGCGTTCGGAGATGACGAGTTCGCACCGGCGGCGCATCTCGCCGGTGGCGGCGAGCGCCGCCAGCGCCGCCGCCTGCGCCGCCGCGCTGGTGGAGAACGGGGTGAGCACCTTGCGCACCGCGTCGGCGACCGCCGGGGCGCCGATCAGGAAACCGACCCGCATCCCGGCCAGGCCCCAGGCTTTGGAGAGGGTCCGCAGGATCACCACGTTCGGGCGGTCGCCGAAGGCGGCGAGCCCGTCGGGCACCTCCGGGTCGGTGACGAACTCCCGGTACGCCTCGTCCAGGACTACCAGCACATCCTCGCCGACCGCCGCGAGGAACTCGTCCAGCTCCTCCCGGCGTACCGAGGTGCCGGTGGGGTTGTTCGGGTTGCAGACCAGGACCAGTTTGGTGCGGTCAGTGATCGCGGCCGCCATCGCCGCCAGGTCGTGGCCGTGCTCGGCGGTGTTCGGCACCCGGACGCTGGTGGCGCCGGCGCCGGCGGCGATGATCGGGTACGCCTCGAAGGACCGCCACGAGTAGACCACCTCGTCCCCCGGCAGGCAGGTCGCCTTGACCAGATGCTCGGCGAGCGCGACCGAGCCGCAGCCGGTGGCGACCCGGGCGGGCTCGACGCCGTAGCGGGCGGCGAGCGTCTCCCGCAGCTCGACCACGCCCATGTCGGGGTAACGGTGGGAGTTCGCCGCCGCCTGGGTGATCGCCTCCACCACGCCGGGCAGTGGCCCGTAGGGCACCTCGTTGCTGGCCAGCTTGATCGCACCGGGGGCGCTGCGGCCGGGGATGTAGCTCGGTAGGTCGGCCAGGTCAGGACGGGTCAGCGGGCTCATCGGTGGTCTCCTCGGCGGTGCGCTGGGGGCGATCCGGGTCCGGCGACGGATGGTCGGGGCCCGTTGCGATCGAGACTACGGCGGTGTAGGCCGACTTGTCGTGCAAGGTCTGGTGCGCGGGCCGGTCGAACAGCCCCCAGCCGGCGTCGATCAGCTGGAGCAGGAAGCCGATCCCGAAGCACCACCACAGCAGCACCGGTAGCCCCATCGGGTTCCAGCGGCGGAACGAGCGGCCGAAGCTGATCTGCTGGTCCTGCTCCAGCGCCACCACTTTGATCTTGAGGAGGCGCTTGCCCGGGGTCTGGCCGCTGTTGGCGACCGCCGGCACCTCGTAGGCGAACCAGAGCGCCGCCGCCAGCAGCAGGATCACCAGCTGCAGGTAGCCGGCCTGATCGCTGACGGCCGGCAGGTTGCTCAGCTCCTCACCGGCGAGGCTGCGTCGCCAGGCCTCCGAGACGACCGGTGAGATCTCCTGCCAGTACTGGTAGACGAACCAGCCGTTGACGATCACGTTGAGCCCCAGCACGATCCCGATGTCGACCAGCCGGGCGGTGAACCGGGCACCGAGGGTGGCGACCGGGTAGCCGTGCGGCCGGGACGGCACCGGCGGCCGGGCCGCCCCGCGCGGGCCGCGGGGCTGGCCGGGGCGACCCTTGGGCTCCTTGTCCGCGGAGCGGTCGCTGGGTCGCTCGGGGGCGGCCTTCGACGGCTCGCCGAACGCCGGACGCTCCGTCGAACCGGCCAGGCCCGGCACCTCCGGTAGCGGCGGGGCGGGCTCTACCGCTTCGCTCTCCGCTGGCGGGGGGCCCTCCGGCGGGGTCTGGTCGGCCGGCAGCGACGCGCCGATCCAGCCTTCGCCGTCCCACCACCGCTGGGTGCCGGGGTCGGCCGGGTCCTTGTACCACCCTGGGGGGAGGCTCACCGCTGCTCCTCGCTCACGCGGGCATCCTACGGGCCGGCGGTACGCGGCCCGGGTGGGCCCGGGTCGGGTACCGCCGGCCGGCCCGGCTCACAGGTTGCCGCGGCGCTCCTGCTCCCGTTCGATCGCCTCGAAGAGCGCCTTGAAGTTGCCCTTGCCGAAGCCCATCGACCCGTGTCGCTCGATCAGCTCGAAGAAGACCGTCGGTCGGTCCTGCATCGGCTTGGTGAAGATCTGCAGCAGGTAGCCGTCCTCGTCCCGGTCGACCAGGACCCCGCGGGACTTCAGCTCCTCGATCGGCACCCGCACCTGCCCGATCCGGGCGCGCAGCTCCGGGTCGTCGTAGTACGAGGCGGGGGTTGCCAGGAACTCCACCCCGGCCGCGCGCATCGCGTCCACGCTGGTGAGGATGTCGCCGGTG carries:
- the hisC gene encoding histidinol-phosphate transaminase, whose translation is MSPLTRPDLADLPSYIPGRSAPGAIKLASNEVPYGPLPGVVEAITQAAANSHRYPDMGVVELRETLAARYGVEPARVATGCGSVALAEHLVKATCLPGDEVVYSWRSFEAYPIIAAGAGATSVRVPNTAEHGHDLAAMAAAITDRTKLVLVCNPNNPTGTSVRREELDEFLAAVGEDVLVVLDEAYREFVTDPEVPDGLAAFGDRPNVVILRTLSKAWGLAGMRVGFLIGAPAVADAVRKVLTPFSTSAAAQAAALAALAATGEMRRRCELVISERTRVFEAVRKFYPAVPASQSNFVWLPLGEQAAPFAAACADGGVLVRPFAGDGVRVTIGTPDENDAFLALAEDFWSRSG
- a CDS encoding RDD family protein, which produces MSLPPGWYKDPADPGTQRWWDGEGWIGASLPADQTPPEGPPPAESEAVEPAPPLPEVPGLAGSTERPAFGEPSKAAPERPSDRSADKEPKGRPGQPRGPRGAARPPVPSRPHGYPVATLGARFTARLVDIGIVLGLNVIVNGWFVYQYWQEISPVVSEAWRRSLAGEELSNLPAVSDQAGYLQLVILLLAAALWFAYEVPAVANSGQTPGKRLLKIKVVALEQDQQISFGRSFRRWNPMGLPVLLWWCFGIGFLLQLIDAGWGLFDRPAHQTLHDKSAYTAVVSIATGPDHPSPDPDRPQRTAEETTDEPADPS